A window of Tautonia plasticadhaerens contains these coding sequences:
- a CDS encoding sigma factor, with translation MPQLKLTDAQRDLAARYVPLARALARPFQAQLPEIWEEFESAALAALVLAAARYDPERATFGTYARQRVWGALRDARRDHLSRRAMERPATDIEPEGLALVELRAADAPPVGSALDAAEAIEARLRTLPPGHAAACRLIYRDGLTDAEAARALGYRSRASVCRLHAEALAMFAGDGPAPAAAPRRPRGRPRKDLAPCPPAAT, from the coding sequence ATGCCCCAACTGAAACTGACCGACGCGCAGCGCGACCTGGCCGCCCGCTATGTGCCGCTGGCCCGGGCGCTGGCCCGCCCCTTCCAGGCGCAGCTGCCGGAGATCTGGGAGGAGTTCGAGTCGGCCGCCCTGGCCGCCCTGGTCCTGGCCGCCGCCCGCTACGATCCCGAGCGGGCGACGTTCGGCACCTACGCCCGTCAACGGGTCTGGGGGGCCTTGCGGGACGCCCGGCGCGACCACCTGTCCCGCCGCGCGATGGAGCGGCCCGCGACGGACATCGAGCCCGAGGGCCTCGCCCTGGTCGAGCTGCGGGCCGCCGACGCCCCGCCGGTCGGATCGGCCCTGGACGCGGCCGAGGCGATCGAGGCCCGGCTCCGCACGCTCCCCCCCGGCCACGCCGCCGCCTGCCGGCTGATCTACCGCGACGGCCTGACCGACGCCGAGGCCGCCCGGGCCCTCGGCTACCGCTCGCGTGCCTCGGTCTGCCGGCTCCACGCCGAGGCGCTGGCGATGTTCGCCGGCGACGGACCCGCCCCCGCCGCCGCCCCCCGCCGGCCCCGGGGCCGCCCCCGCAAGGATCTCGCCCCATGCCCGCCCGCCGCTACCTGA
- a CDS encoding helix-turn-helix domain-containing protein — MTCLRPLPVPGPDPEGPDLRSLPGGPDSPFLTWDMVRDDPRIKDALQTLVEKLNSETYSGSVDCWPSNQRLAEKIRRHPKYVGSLLLRLEQWGYITRIVKDCDDDDARFEELVRRGYRPGWKAKGRIRPPRVIILNWRFPMHPSREQHEATPQSGPGGPRPQGGGVHTGAEGGSAPARGGVRAHREGGSIPARRGGPRRRGPDLKRSDLLKDEVETHHGGGGDVSPIDRGTGEPTDPGRPPGVESRCLDALAVADGDPSGPRGPLAVRAVRGAVAALAGPLGSRSGGMIAERIWRAVDDDGAPRRRLLSAARRADRAVGYGIAPAEVGHGFVVACDGHDFPQPVHPESEAARDARRLASGRPDRQDRPPLGFSAALALGGSPFAPPPKPGPPPSRPPAPMTRPTPPRGHGAKHTPEQLRAQLELLRSRSAQQKPPAAPSQEHATGGREGSIR; from the coding sequence ATGACATGCCTCAGACCGCTCCCGGTCCCAGGCCCCGACCCCGAGGGTCCCGACCTCCGATCGTTGCCCGGCGGGCCCGACTCGCCGTTCCTGACCTGGGACATGGTCCGCGACGACCCCAGGATCAAGGACGCCCTGCAAACCCTCGTCGAGAAGCTCAACAGCGAGACCTACTCGGGGAGCGTCGACTGCTGGCCGAGCAACCAGCGGCTCGCGGAGAAGATCCGACGGCACCCGAAGTACGTCGGCTCGCTGCTGCTCCGCCTGGAGCAGTGGGGCTACATCACCCGGATCGTCAAGGACTGCGACGACGACGACGCGAGGTTCGAGGAGCTGGTCCGCCGCGGCTACCGGCCGGGCTGGAAGGCCAAGGGCCGGATCCGCCCCCCACGGGTGATCATCCTCAACTGGAGGTTCCCGATGCACCCCTCCCGGGAACAACACGAGGCTACCCCCCAATCCGGGCCGGGGGGTCCGCGCCCACAGGGAGGGGGGGTCCATACCGGCGCGGAGGGGGGGTCCGCGCCGGCGCGGGGGGGGGTCCGCGCCCACAGGGAGGGGGGGTCCATACCGGCGCGGAGGGGGGGTCCGCGCCGGCGCGGACCCGATCTTAAGAGATCCGATCTCTTAAAGGACGAAGTTGAAACTCACCATGGGGGAGGTGGTGACGTTTCACCGATCGATCGGGGGACGGGGGAACCCACCGATCCGGGCAGACCCCCCGGCGTCGAGTCCCGCTGCCTCGACGCCCTGGCCGTCGCCGACGGCGACCCCTCCGGCCCGAGGGGGCCGCTGGCGGTCCGGGCGGTCCGTGGCGCCGTGGCGGCACTGGCGGGGCCCCTCGGGTCGAGATCCGGGGGGATGATCGCCGAGCGGATCTGGCGGGCCGTCGACGACGACGGCGCCCCCAGGCGTCGGCTCCTCTCGGCCGCCCGCCGGGCCGACCGGGCGGTCGGCTACGGGATCGCCCCGGCCGAGGTCGGGCACGGCTTCGTGGTCGCCTGCGACGGCCACGACTTCCCGCAGCCGGTCCACCCCGAATCCGAGGCGGCCCGGGACGCCCGCCGGCTCGCGTCCGGCCGGCCCGATCGCCAGGACCGGCCCCCGCTGGGCTTCTCCGCGGCCCTCGCCCTGGGCGGCTCGCCGTTCGCCCCGCCCCCCAAACCGGGGCCGCCCCCGTCGAGGCCCCCCGCCCCGATGACGCGACCCACGCCCCCGAGGGGCCACGGCGCCAAGCACACCCCGGAACAGCTCCGGGCCCAGCTCGAGCTCCTGCGGTCGCGGTCCGCGCAGCAAAAACCGCCGGCCGCTCCCAGCCAAGAGCACGCGACCGGCGGTCGGGAGGGATCAATCCGATGA
- a CDS encoding helix-turn-helix domain-containing protein: MAKKKPPTKLGEQLRAAIEARGLSGGAVARMAGVDPRSIGRWLAGTQGLNLDTAEKVAEALGLRLR; encoded by the coding sequence ATGGCGAAGAAGAAGCCGCCGACGAAGCTCGGCGAGCAGCTCCGGGCGGCGATCGAGGCCCGGGGCCTCTCGGGGGGGGCGGTGGCCCGCATGGCCGGCGTCGACCCCCGGTCGATCGGCCGATGGCTGGCCGGCACCCAGGGCCTGAACCTCGACACCGCCGAGAAGGTCGCCGAGGCCCTCGGCCTCCGGCTCCGGTGA
- a CDS encoding cyclase family protein — protein MKWIRSFHPGRRAILAAALATLSGASAVPTTGGQDGPAAAGRADPPTLEGWTRGKGWGWIWGPKDEVGSLNAMSDRSRGEALRLASEGKSYDLGQAYSRRSFRWAGHNPGEVMTFRSPDRIAAMGDPDAPPPGTNPDRIHWHSCALFISDNVGTQIDGLGHVTAGADDHWYNGFTEADWGGDFGIRKCDATTIPPIIARGVMVDVAAWKGVDALPAHTVITAEDLQAALDRQGVAIRPGDVVLIRTGAGRYWGDEGADHETIAEHDSAGLDLAATRWLVEQQGAMMVGSDTSGFEVSPPPPGTGSMIPVHKYLLVDQGVHIGELHNLEALSRDEVFEFCYVASTNKIKGTTAGFALRPIALR, from the coding sequence ATGAAATGGATCCGATCCTTCCATCCGGGGCGCCGGGCGATTCTCGCGGCGGCGCTGGCCACCCTGTCCGGGGCGAGTGCGGTGCCGACGACCGGGGGTCAGGACGGGCCGGCGGCCGCTGGCCGCGCCGATCCCCCCACGCTCGAGGGATGGACCAGGGGCAAGGGATGGGGGTGGATCTGGGGGCCCAAGGATGAGGTCGGCAGCCTCAACGCGATGTCCGACCGGAGCCGGGGAGAGGCGCTCCGACTGGCGAGCGAGGGCAAGTCGTACGACCTGGGCCAGGCCTACAGCCGCCGGAGCTTCAGGTGGGCCGGGCACAACCCCGGGGAGGTCATGACTTTCCGGAGCCCCGACCGGATCGCCGCGATGGGAGACCCCGACGCCCCGCCGCCCGGGACCAACCCGGATCGCATCCACTGGCACTCCTGCGCCCTGTTCATCAGCGACAACGTCGGGACGCAGATCGACGGCCTCGGCCACGTCACCGCCGGGGCCGACGACCACTGGTACAACGGGTTCACCGAGGCCGACTGGGGAGGTGACTTCGGCATCCGCAAGTGTGACGCCACCACCATCCCGCCGATCATCGCCCGGGGGGTGATGGTCGACGTTGCGGCCTGGAAGGGGGTCGACGCCCTGCCCGCGCACACGGTCATCACCGCCGAGGACCTGCAAGCGGCCCTCGACCGCCAGGGGGTCGCCATCCGCCCGGGCGACGTGGTCCTGATCCGCACGGGGGCCGGCCGGTACTGGGGGGACGAGGGGGCCGACCACGAAACCATCGCCGAGCACGACTCCGCCGGGCTCGACCTGGCGGCCACCCGTTGGCTCGTCGAGCAGCAGGGGGCCATGATGGTCGGCTCCGACACCAGCGGCTTCGAGGTCAGCCCGCCGCCCCCGGGCACCGGCAGCATGATCCCGGTCCACAAGTACCTGCTGGTCGACCAGGGGGTCCACATCGGCGAGTTGCACAACCTGGAGGCGCTCAGCCGGGACGAGGTCTTCGAGTTCTGCTACGTCGCCTCCACCAACAAGATCAAGGGCACCACCGCCGGCTTCGCCCTCCGGCCGATCGCCCTGCGATGA
- a CDS encoding ImmA/IrrE family metallo-endopeptidase codes for MSTAIEIPYRDRQSIERIAERYAREAGLATPPFEADRLASHLGLGVTYLEFDEGDVAGQLVSRGGQVEIRVRESDPPARQNFTIAHEIGHRLLHPANEWEDTEVTMYRHDFWGVNDPEVVQAPDREELMRRRAEAQANAFATALLMPEGQVRENWNLLKSPNYLVPLFKVSRSAMLYRLKELGLIVPSVEGFQYVDLASLHESRTTPEGRRLADERGPIPAFPPIALDDQGRILPMVEDDRDARQDAFERALKAIDRQERVDPPGLMEAIERGIDERRPHRKLFGDK; via the coding sequence ATGTCCACGGCGATCGAGATCCCCTACCGCGATCGCCAATCGATCGAGCGGATCGCCGAGCGTTACGCACGCGAGGCCGGCCTGGCGACTCCGCCCTTCGAGGCCGACCGGCTGGCCAGCCACCTGGGCCTGGGCGTGACGTACTTGGAGTTCGATGAGGGCGACGTCGCGGGCCAGCTCGTCAGCCGCGGGGGCCAGGTCGAGATCCGCGTCCGGGAGTCGGATCCGCCGGCCCGGCAGAACTTCACGATCGCCCACGAGATCGGCCACCGCCTGCTCCACCCGGCCAACGAATGGGAGGACACGGAGGTCACCATGTACCGGCATGACTTCTGGGGGGTGAACGACCCGGAGGTCGTCCAGGCCCCGGATCGCGAGGAGCTGATGCGGCGACGGGCCGAGGCCCAGGCCAATGCGTTCGCGACCGCCTTGCTCATGCCCGAGGGCCAGGTGCGAGAGAATTGGAACTTGCTGAAGTCCCCGAACTATCTCGTGCCGCTCTTCAAGGTTTCCAGGTCGGCCATGCTCTACCGGTTGAAGGAGCTGGGGCTCATCGTCCCGTCCGTCGAAGGCTTCCAGTACGTCGACCTCGCCTCGTTGCATGAATCGCGGACAACGCCCGAGGGCCGCCGCCTCGCCGACGAGCGGGGCCCGATCCCGGCATTCCCGCCGATCGCCCTGGATGACCAGGGGCGAATCCTCCCCATGGTCGAGGACGACCGGGACGCCAGGCAGGACGCCTTCGAGAGGGCGCTCAAGGCCATCGACCGGCAGGAACGCGTCGATCCGCCCGGCCTCATGGAGGCGATCGAGCGCGGGATCGACGAGCGGCGTCCGCACCGGAAGCTCTTCGGCGACAAATGA
- a CDS encoding 2Fe-2S iron-sulfur cluster-binding family protein — translation MNHDEAFRAGTPTFADPVPGCNGGLELVARDRPVLAGGGWASARQEVYRCRSCGCRLGLLDGRVAWVERRLPAAAPDENGKHSGPTATRSTGRAGPGSPSIPKVLEAIRRLAGADGACTAGNVEIEREAGITRRTAQYALAHLARSGAIRIEGGTRALDGRRIIPTDPGGDGPTPGPGTS, via the coding sequence ATGAATCATGATGAGGCGTTCCGGGCCGGGACGCCCACCTTCGCCGACCCCGTCCCCGGCTGCAATGGCGGGCTGGAGCTGGTCGCCCGGGACCGGCCCGTGCTGGCCGGCGGCGGCTGGGCCTCGGCCCGGCAGGAAGTCTATCGCTGCCGGTCCTGCGGCTGCCGCCTCGGCCTGCTCGACGGCCGGGTCGCCTGGGTCGAGCGCCGCCTGCCGGCCGCGGCCCCCGACGAAAACGGGAAGCACTCCGGCCCGACGGCGACGCGGAGCACCGGCCGGGCCGGCCCGGGCTCCCCTTCCATCCCCAAGGTCCTGGAGGCGATCCGCCGGCTGGCCGGCGCCGACGGCGCCTGCACCGCCGGCAACGTCGAGATCGAGCGGGAGGCCGGCATCACCCGCCGCACCGCCCAGTACGCCCTGGCCCACCTGGCGCGCTCCGGTGCGATCCGGATCGAGGGCGGCACGCGGGCCCTCGACGGCCGGCGGATCATCCCCACCGACCCGGGCGGCGACGGCCCGACGCCCGGCCCCGGCACAAGTTAG
- a CDS encoding CAP domain-containing protein, whose protein sequence is MPRRLPALAVLALVVLAAGPGAGPGCRPPAPEAPAPAPVSPGAPALADLVNHRRAALGRRPLRHDARLESAARRHAGDLALVRPADPRHWHRLPGGPGLPERVADAGYRPSRPSGWVAGETVAPVDDPATAWALWLHSDPHREQLLDPAAVALGTARSRGWSVAVVGY, encoded by the coding sequence ATGCCGCGACGCCTCCCGGCCCTGGCCGTCCTCGCCCTGGTCGTCCTCGCCGCGGGCCCCGGCGCCGGACCCGGCTGCCGGCCGCCCGCACCCGAGGCCCCGGCGCCGGCCCCGGTCTCTCCCGGGGCCCCGGCCCTGGCCGACCTGGTCAACCACCGCCGGGCCGCGCTGGGCCGACGCCCGCTGCGGCACGACGCCCGGCTGGAGTCGGCCGCCCGCCGCCACGCCGGCGACCTGGCCCTGGTCCGCCCGGCCGACCCCCGCCACTGGCACCGGCTCCCCGGCGGCCCGGGCCTCCCCGAGCGGGTGGCCGACGCCGGGTACCGGCCCTCCCGGCCCTCGGGCTGGGTCGCCGGCGAGACGGTCGCCCCCGTCGACGACCCGGCGACCGCCTGGGCCCTCTGGCTGCACTCCGACCCGCACCGGGAGCAGCTGCTCGACCCCGCCGCCGTCGCCCTCGGCACGGCCCGATCCCGCGGCTGGTCCGTCGCCGTCGTCGGCTACTGA
- a CDS encoding recombinase family protein gives MRAVGYVRVSTQEQSQDGVSLASQREKVVGYAALYGLELVAVEEDAGASAKTLDRPALARALALIDRGEADGLLVAKLDRLTRSVADLDTLIRRYFGEPAGKQLWSVADAIDTRTAAGRLVLNVLMSVAQWERETIGERTRDALAYKRSQGERTGQIPYGRRLSADGVHLEADDGELALLDWIRSRKADGHSLRAIARELGRMGAPTKNGGAWSKTTVGRLLQSKAT, from the coding sequence ATGCGAGCGGTCGGATACGTCCGCGTCTCCACCCAGGAGCAGTCCCAGGACGGCGTCTCGCTGGCCAGCCAGCGCGAGAAGGTCGTCGGCTACGCCGCCCTCTACGGCCTCGAACTGGTCGCCGTCGAGGAGGACGCCGGCGCCTCGGCCAAGACCCTCGACCGGCCGGCCCTCGCCCGGGCCCTCGCCCTCATCGACCGGGGCGAGGCCGACGGCCTGCTGGTCGCCAAGCTCGACCGGCTCACCCGGTCGGTCGCCGACCTCGACACGCTGATCCGCCGCTACTTCGGCGAGCCCGCCGGCAAGCAGCTCTGGTCGGTCGCCGACGCGATCGACACCCGGACCGCCGCCGGCCGGCTCGTGCTCAACGTCCTCATGTCGGTCGCCCAGTGGGAGCGGGAGACGATCGGCGAGCGGACCCGGGACGCCCTGGCCTACAAGCGATCGCAGGGGGAGCGGACCGGCCAGATCCCCTACGGCCGTCGCCTGTCGGCCGACGGCGTCCACCTCGAGGCCGACGACGGGGAGCTGGCCCTGCTCGACTGGATCCGATCGCGGAAGGCGGACGGCCACTCCCTCCGGGCGATCGCCCGGGAGCTGGGCCGCATGGGGGCCCCCACCAAGAACGGCGGCGCCTGGTCCAAGACGACCGTCGGCCGCCTCCTCCAATCGAAAGCGACGTGA
- the cysK gene encoding cysteine synthase A — protein MATADDVRTRGRIYDEITQCVGNTPLIRLRRVTEGCHATVVAKLENFNPLWSVKDRIGVAMIDAAEAEGKVNAETIIIEPTSGNTGIGLAFTCAARGYTLRVTMPESMSLERRRLLKAFGAEIVLTPAAEGMPGAVRKAEELTKTTPNSFMPQQFRNPANPEIHRKTTAEEIWRDTEGRVDILVCGVGTGGTITGCGEVLKQRKPGLQVVAVEPEDSPVITQAKNGEPLKPGPHKIQGIGAGFIPENLNVEIVDEVVQVSNEDSFEMTRRLARLEGMLCGISCGAAAAAAVRVAMRPENAGKMVVVVLPDLGERYLSTPLFPE, from the coding sequence ATGGCGACCGCCGACGACGTGAGGACCAGGGGCCGGATCTACGACGAGATCACCCAGTGCGTGGGCAACACGCCCTTGATCCGGTTGCGTCGGGTCACCGAAGGCTGCCACGCGACGGTGGTCGCGAAGTTGGAGAACTTCAACCCCCTCTGGTCCGTGAAGGACCGCATCGGCGTGGCGATGATCGACGCGGCCGAGGCCGAGGGGAAGGTCAACGCCGAGACCATCATCATCGAGCCGACCAGCGGCAACACCGGCATCGGCCTGGCCTTCACCTGCGCCGCCCGCGGCTACACCCTCCGCGTCACGATGCCCGAGAGCATGAGCCTCGAACGCCGTCGGCTGCTCAAGGCCTTCGGGGCCGAGATCGTCCTCACCCCCGCCGCCGAGGGGATGCCCGGCGCCGTCCGCAAGGCCGAGGAGCTGACGAAGACCACCCCCAACTCCTTCATGCCCCAGCAGTTCCGCAATCCGGCCAATCCGGAGATCCACCGCAAGACCACCGCCGAGGAGATCTGGCGGGACACCGAAGGCCGGGTCGACATCCTCGTCTGCGGGGTCGGCACCGGCGGCACCATCACCGGCTGCGGCGAGGTGCTCAAGCAGCGCAAGCCCGGCCTGCAGGTCGTGGCCGTCGAGCCGGAGGACTCCCCGGTCATCACCCAGGCCAAGAATGGCGAGCCGCTGAAGCCCGGCCCGCACAAGATCCAGGGCATCGGCGCCGGCTTCATCCCCGAGAACCTCAACGTCGAGATCGTCGACGAGGTGGTCCAGGTCTCCAACGAGGACTCCTTCGAGATGACCCGCCGGCTGGCCCGGTTGGAGGGGATGCTCTGCGGCATCTCTTGCGGGGCCGCGGCGGCCGCGGCGGTCCGGGTCGCGATGCGGCCCGAGAACGCGGGAAAGATGGTGGTAGTCGTGCTCCCCGACCTTGGCGAGCGCTACCTCTCGACCCCGCTATTCCCCGAATGA
- a CDS encoding terminase large subunit produces the protein MPRPRRTRPARTGGATCSASSADHGERAVRFFNQLTHTGDFSGEPFDLRPWQADPLRRLFGTRRPDGRRQYRKTFWGLPRKQGKTEVVAGGGLFLLTGEGQGKANQRVYTASGDTKQAALIFSAMSEMIRNDPALDSRFVIYDGYRRIEYPAGNSTLEVLSSVPKSKHGLGPTAVLIDEYHVVDEELVNVLTTGFAARLDPLTWMITTAGWDRHSLCFDEWQYAVDVRDGVREDPTYLPVIHAAGAGDDWTDEATWHKAMPALGDFCSLDFIREEFHKARERPRFENTFRQLYLNQWTEQAERWLSLDAWDRCTAEVDWSAFEGRACYAGLDMSTIHDLTALVLVFPGEAEGDPIVVLPFFWVPGESAIERERRDRVPYPAWKREGHVTFTDAETLDHERVASEIEAIAQRFPIQALAFDPAHAGYVATRLDRDGAGLTMLPFKQTHFWMNAPAKRLEGLIIDGNLRHDGQPVLRWCVANAAIDQREELIRPSKGKSTERIDGVVALVMALGAWMGEGGDERSVYEERGPLVL, from the coding sequence ATGCCGCGACCCCGACGGACGCGACCGGCCCGGACAGGTGGGGCGACCTGCTCGGCGTCGTCGGCTGACCACGGCGAGCGGGCGGTCCGCTTCTTCAACCAGCTCACCCACACCGGCGACTTCTCGGGCGAGCCCTTCGACCTCCGCCCCTGGCAGGCCGACCCGCTGCGGAGGCTCTTCGGCACCCGACGCCCCGACGGCCGACGCCAGTACCGCAAGACCTTCTGGGGCCTGCCCCGCAAGCAGGGCAAGACCGAGGTGGTGGCCGGCGGCGGGCTGTTCCTGCTCACCGGCGAGGGCCAGGGCAAGGCGAACCAGCGGGTCTACACCGCCAGCGGCGACACCAAGCAGGCCGCGCTGATCTTCTCCGCCATGAGCGAGATGATCCGCAACGACCCGGCCCTCGACTCCCGGTTCGTCATCTACGACGGCTACAGGCGGATCGAGTACCCCGCCGGCAACTCGACGCTGGAGGTGCTCTCCTCGGTCCCGAAGTCCAAGCACGGCCTCGGCCCGACCGCCGTCCTGATCGACGAGTACCACGTCGTCGACGAGGAGCTGGTCAACGTCCTCACCACCGGCTTCGCCGCGAGGCTCGACCCGCTGACCTGGATGATCACGACGGCCGGCTGGGACCGGCACTCGCTCTGCTTCGACGAGTGGCAGTATGCCGTCGACGTCCGCGACGGGGTCCGCGAGGACCCGACCTACCTGCCGGTGATCCACGCCGCCGGGGCCGGCGACGACTGGACCGACGAGGCCACCTGGCACAAGGCGATGCCCGCGCTGGGCGACTTCTGCTCGCTCGACTTCATCCGCGAGGAGTTCCACAAGGCCCGCGAGCGGCCCCGCTTCGAGAACACGTTCCGCCAGCTCTACCTGAACCAGTGGACCGAGCAGGCCGAGCGCTGGCTGTCGCTCGACGCCTGGGACCGCTGCACGGCCGAGGTCGACTGGTCGGCCTTCGAGGGCCGGGCCTGCTACGCGGGCCTGGACATGAGCACGATCCACGACCTCACCGCCCTGGTGCTCGTCTTCCCGGGCGAGGCCGAGGGCGACCCGATCGTCGTGCTCCCCTTCTTCTGGGTCCCCGGCGAATCGGCGATCGAGCGCGAGCGGCGAGACCGGGTGCCGTATCCCGCCTGGAAGCGCGAGGGGCACGTCACCTTCACCGACGCCGAGACGCTCGACCACGAGCGGGTGGCCTCGGAGATCGAGGCGATCGCCCAACGCTTCCCGATCCAGGCCCTCGCCTTCGACCCGGCCCACGCCGGCTACGTCGCCACCCGGCTGGACCGCGACGGCGCCGGGCTGACGATGCTGCCGTTCAAGCAGACCCATTTCTGGATGAACGCCCCGGCCAAGCGGTTGGAGGGCCTGATCATCGACGGCAACCTCCGGCACGACGGCCAGCCGGTGCTCCGCTGGTGCGTCGCCAACGCCGCGATCGACCAGCGCGAGGAGCTGATCCGCCCCAGCAAGGGCAAGTCCACCGAGCGGATCGACGGCGTGGTCGCCCTGGTGATGGCCCTCGGGGCCTGGATGGGCGAGGGCGGCGACGAGCGTTCGGTCTACGAGGAGAGGGGGCCCCTGGTCCTGTGA
- the ndk gene encoding nucleoside-diphosphate kinase — MQRTLVIFKPDCVQRRLVGQILQRFEAKGLRIAALKMIQVGRELGEQHYAEHKERPFFPGLIGFITGGPVVVGVLAGPEAVSVVRGMMGKTSGIEAAPGTIRGDFSVSKQNNLIHGSDSPESAAREIALWFKAEDVLDYDLAGSGWVYEA, encoded by the coding sequence ATGCAGCGCACCCTCGTCATCTTCAAGCCCGACTGCGTCCAGCGCCGCCTCGTCGGCCAGATCCTCCAGCGGTTCGAGGCCAAGGGGCTGCGGATCGCCGCCTTGAAGATGATCCAGGTCGGCCGGGAGCTGGGAGAGCAGCACTACGCAGAGCACAAGGAGCGACCCTTCTTCCCCGGCCTGATCGGGTTCATCACCGGGGGCCCGGTGGTGGTCGGCGTGCTCGCCGGTCCGGAGGCCGTCTCCGTGGTCCGGGGCATGATGGGCAAGACCAGCGGCATCGAGGCCGCCCCCGGCACCATCCGGGGCGACTTCTCCGTCAGCAAGCAGAACAACCTGATCCACGGCAGCGACAGCCCGGAGTCCGCGGCCCGGGAGATCGCCCTCTGGTTCAAGGCCGAGGACGTCCTCGACTACGACCTCGCCGGCTCGGGCTGGGTCTACGAGGCCTGA
- a CDS encoding phage terminase small subunit P27 family, which produces MRPRAMPTRGPKTKAKAAARRASKAPPRGTEPPGHLADDEHAADAWRHLTALLSEAGNLERTDPTIVEAYAINVSMLRTCHEAVARDGPITLNAANCPVPHPAAAMINAATMRLKSICYDLGLVPATSKYAATPTDATGPDRWGDLLGVVG; this is translated from the coding sequence ATGCGTCCCCGAGCGATGCCGACCCGAGGCCCCAAGACCAAGGCCAAGGCCGCCGCGAGGCGGGCCTCCAAGGCCCCCCCGCGGGGCACCGAGCCGCCCGGGCACCTCGCCGACGACGAGCACGCCGCCGACGCCTGGCGGCACCTGACGGCCCTGCTGTCCGAGGCCGGCAACCTGGAGCGGACCGATCCGACGATCGTCGAGGCCTACGCGATCAACGTGTCGATGCTCCGGACCTGCCACGAGGCGGTGGCCCGGGACGGCCCGATCACGCTCAACGCCGCCAACTGCCCGGTGCCGCACCCGGCCGCGGCGATGATCAACGCCGCGACGATGCGGCTCAAGTCGATCTGCTACGACCTCGGCCTGGTGCCCGCGACGAGCAAGTATGCCGCGACCCCGACGGACGCGACCGGCCCGGACAGGTGGGGCGACCTGCTCGGCGTCGTCGGCTGA
- a CDS encoding type II toxin-antitoxin system VapC family toxin, which produces MVPEIADYEARREFLRQGAPADDLLANLDALSSAALLPLSRAAILKAAEFWALLRNEGRQTADDKALDCDTILAAQAVTATLPEDRVIIATTNVDHLCRFPGVEAQPWDYVS; this is translated from the coding sequence ATGGTGCCCGAGATCGCGGATTACGAAGCCCGCCGGGAGTTCCTGCGTCAGGGGGCGCCCGCCGACGACCTCCTGGCGAACCTCGACGCCTTGTCCTCGGCCGCCCTCCTGCCGCTCAGCCGTGCCGCGATCCTCAAGGCCGCCGAATTCTGGGCGCTGCTGAGGAACGAGGGGAGGCAGACGGCCGACGACAAGGCGCTCGATTGCGACACCATCCTCGCCGCCCAGGCCGTGACGGCCACGCTCCCGGAGGATCGCGTCATCATCGCGACGACGAACGTCGACCACCTGTGTCGATTCCCGGGCGTCGAGGCGCAGCCCTGGGACTACGTGAGCTGA
- a CDS encoding HNH endonuclease signature motif containing protein, with protein sequence MPRRIPSYRPPWSPAPRKPHERPIERTEDRKADRRWYMAKPWRSLRALVLAEEPLCRLCREHGRLTVASHVDHIRPRKERPDLALDRSNLRPLCRSCHNRVRAAEDGRGGGPPPGPVSP encoded by the coding sequence ATGCCCCGGCGGATCCCCAGCTATCGGCCGCCCTGGTCGCCGGCACCCCGCAAGCCGCACGAGCGGCCCATCGAGCGGACCGAGGACCGCAAGGCCGATCGCCGCTGGTACATGGCGAAGCCGTGGCGGTCGCTGCGGGCGCTGGTGCTGGCCGAGGAGCCGCTCTGCCGCCTCTGCCGCGAGCACGGCCGACTGACCGTGGCCAGCCACGTCGACCACATCCGGCCGCGGAAGGAGCGGCCGGACCTGGCGCTGGACCGGTCCAACCTGAGGCCGCTCTGCCGGAGCTGCCACAACCGGGTCCGCGCCGCCGAGGACGGGAGGGGGGGAGGTCCGCCCCCCGGGCCCGTTTCTCCCTGA